The Bos indicus x Bos taurus breed Angus x Brahman F1 hybrid chromosome 11, Bos_hybrid_MaternalHap_v2.0, whole genome shotgun sequence genome includes a region encoding these proteins:
- the LOC113901792 gene encoding beta-lactoglobulin: MKCLLLALALTCGAQALIVTQTMKGLDIQKVAGTWYSLAMAASDISLLDAQSAPLRVYVEELKPTPEGDLEILLQKWENGECAQKKIIAEKTKIPAVFKIDALNENKVLVLDTDYKKYLLFCMENSAEPEQSLACQCLVRTPEVDDEALEKFDKALKALPMHIRLSFNPTQLEEQCHI, from the exons ATGAAGTGCCTCCTGCTTGCCCTGGCCCTCACTTGTGGCGCCCAGGCCCTCATTGTCACCCAGACCATGAAGGGCCTGGATATCCAGAAG GTGGCGGGGACTTGGTACTCCTTGGCCATGGCGGCCAGCGACATCTCCCTGCTGGACGCCCAGAGTGCCCCCCTGAGAGTGTATGTGGAGGAGCTGAAGCCCACCCCTGAGGGCGACCTGGAGATCCTGCTGCAGAAATG GGAGAACGGTGAGTGTGCTCAGAAGAAGATCATTGCAGAAAAAACCAAGATCCCTGCGGTGTTCAAGATCGATG CCTTGAATGAGAACAAAGTCCTTGTGCTGGACACCGACTACAAAAAGTACCTGCTCTTCTGCATGGAGAACAGTGCTGAGCCCGAGCAAAGCCTGGCCTGCCAGTGCCTGG TCAGGACCCCGGAGGTGGACGACGAGGCCCTGGAGAAATTCGACAAAGCCCTCAAGGCCCTGCCCATGCACATCCGGCTGTCCTTCAACCCAACCCAGCTGGAGG agcAGTGCCACATCTAG